In Alphaproteobacteria bacterium, one DNA window encodes the following:
- a CDS encoding addiction module protein yields MNATLLREIGKLSVEERRALIDDIWDSIEAEQTLPPLDAAQAALLDERLKDSIERPDEQTYTSQEIAARAQRP; encoded by the coding sequence ATGAACGCCACTCTCCTGCGCGAGATCGGCAAGCTCAGCGTCGAGGAACGCCGGGCGCTGATCGACGATATCTGGGACAGCATCGAGGCCGAGCAGACCCTGCCGCCGCTCGACGCGGCCCAGGCCGCCCTGCTCGATGAGCGCCTGAAGGACTCGATCGAGCGACCGGACGAGCAGACCTACACGTCGCAGGAAATCGCCGCGCGCGCTCAGCGACCGTGA